CGCGGGAACGGGACGGGAGGACCACGCTCGAAGCGCTCCGGAGCGTCGCGGCCGATAGGAGGGACCAGTCCACGAACGACAAGCAACAGAACCGCGAGGACGGGATCGAGAGGTGAGCACTGGCACTCCCGTCTACTGGATCAGAGGCTAGCATGATTCCTTTGCGAATCGTTTGAGAACGCACCACCGACCGCAGAAGTATCGCGGTCGGTTCACCGGCGGTCGGGTTAGAAAAACGGATTCCGACCCACCGCCCTACCCGGCAATACTCCATGACTCCCGTGCCTCCTGCAACTCTGGACGGCCTTGATGCCCTCCCCGGCGAACAATTCCGGCAGGTTCTGGAGCTACTCGCCGCCCTCGCCGAAAGTGCTTCACCAAAGTCCGAAACTTCCAAGTACCTGACGGTCCGAGACGCTGCGGCGTACTGCCGTGTCGCGGTGCAGACGATCTACAACAACCGACGGTACATCGCGCGCATGCCCGGGGTACGAAAGTTGTTGTTCACGCGCGAAGCTCTGGACACCTGGCTGGCAACTCGTCGCAAATCTCGCCGCAAGCAGAAGTGAAGAGGAGTGGTCAGCGATCGCCGTTTCGCGGCCGACATTCCTTCGGATCTTGCTCGCCACCGGTCTGCTGCACTCATAGCCCCGTTCACCCTCTTGGGGCCATCCGTTTCTCTCTCTCGGATCTGGGCTAGCGCGTTGAAGAATGTGAGGTTAGACTTATTCCAGGGGGAAATCAGCAGCTCTCAAACGCGAGGCCACCGTCATGGCACGGACCGCAAAGTTCAGCTTCCTGCTTTCCGATCAAAAGACCCGAGTGGGTTACTCATTGAAGTGGAGGGACAGGATCGTCTGCGTGCAGTTTCCGCATCCGACGGTCGCGGGGAAGTACATCGAACTTTCGACTGGTTGCACTACCGAAACGGATGCCCATACCGAAGCGGCTAAACTGGTCCTTCGACACTACGCACCCACGCTCCCGATCGACGGCACGAAGTCCACTTGGGACGAGGCCATCGACCACTTGAAGGGAACACCCGACCTACGGCCGGACAGCATCCGGGGATATCTCACTGCGGTCCGAGCCGTTCGTGCCGTCATCAATGTGTTAGGGCCGAGCGACATCACCGAAGAACTCGCACACCGGTTCAAACGCGAGTTTCTGAAGGGCACGTTCGCCCGCGGCAAGGCGAGCGACGCGGCGCAGTACGCGAGGACGCCGACCAGTTGCACGACGTATCTCCGCTCGCTCCGGTCCCTTTGGCAGCGCCACTGGAAGGCGGCCGGGTTCGTTCGTTTCAATCCCTGGCTCGAAGTGCCTTACCCCAACCAGCCGAAGGGCAAGCGGGTCAGGTTGCCGGAGGAGGGCTCCGTCTCGGCGTTACTCCAGTGGCTGGCAACGCGCTATCCGCACTGGGAACTGCCGGCGCTGTTCGTTCAGACCAAACTCGTTGCCGGTTGCCGCACGCTCGACCTGTGTAAGGCGAAGTCCGCGGACCTCGATGGGGAGCAACTCACTTTGTCCGCCGCGGTGACCAAAACGCGTACGGCCCGGCGCATTCCGCTGCCCGCCGACCTCGCCCGGAAACTTCATCAGATCAAAGGTCCGATTTGGCTATGGGAGCGGTACGTTGCCGACGTGCCAGTTCACCGCCCGGTGAAAACTGGAAACCCGACCGAATACGACCCGTCAACCTGGCGGTGGACGGTGCAGAATCTGTTCCGGGAGTTCAACGAGAAGCGGGCTACGAAGGAGAAGGTTCGCCCTCACGATTTGAGGGCTCGGGCGATTACGCTCGTGGCGTCCGCGACACAGAGCATCGACGCAACCGCGGAAGCCCTCGGTGTCGATCCGCAGACCGCCAGACATTACCTGGACGCGAGCAAAGCGTTCAACGGGTCTGAGTTGATGAAGAGGTTCGCGAGCGTCCTTCTCCCCCAGAACCCGACTCCAGAATCCCGAGAGTAACTCAGTCTGGCCCGGCAAAGCACAACCGCCACAGAATCCATCAGTAATTCTGTGGCGGTTCAGCTTATTCAGAGAATGCCTCAATCCCGAAGGGTTGCGCGCCCGCGTTCGAACAGCACTTCATGGAAGCGGGTTTGACCTGGGACGCGTCGTTCGATGTGGCCGAAGCGCGCGGCCATCTGTCACTCGGCAGCCGGGTACTCCAACTCAGTCATACTCCGGCGCATCAGCCGGGTTTCGAAGTTGCGCTCCGCTTTTAGCTTCTCCGCCCTCGCGTCATCCTCTGCTGACCATCCTGTGGCGTCGAGGTAACCCAGTTCGCAGACCGCGATGGTACCCGGTTCGCTTTCCACGAACCCGATCCCGATCACTGTATTTCCCTTTCCGATCGTGTGCCGCGCCAGACCGATGCGGTCGTTGAGCACGGCGAGACGCCGATCGCGGTCTTCCGTGGGCTTGAAAAAGATGAGGACGTAGATGACACCGCTGTCGCCACAAATCGTCCGCGACCGGAGTGGGGAGTTCATCGCCTGCTCGACGAAATCCCTCATCGCGCCCGCGAGCATCCGGCGGCTTAGCCGGTTCTCGCGGGCCATCGCTCGCAGAGCAAGTTCCATACCAGTGAGCTGCTCTTCGGGCTCGCCGAGCAGTTCCCTATTGGGGCCGACGTACAGTTCGATGAGCCGGTCCCAGTCATAGCTGATTTTGTCCGCTTCCTTTTTTCGCTTGTAATCCTCGCGCTCCGTCAGTCCTGTCCACAACGTGTCGTCGATCATCATGACGTCGGCATCGGTTGGGAACTTCTTGTGGTTCAGGAGGTAGTAACCGAGGAGGTTGTTTTCCGGCCCGAGCACCAGCGTCTTGCACCCGGCGCCCATGCAGGCTTCCTTCGCCGTGAGGAAACCGACCAGGTCAGTGATGGTGTCGAGTTCGGTGAGCTGGTCTTCAAAACCTCGCTCGGTCAGGACGTGGACGTACCCTTTGCCGAGATCGCCCGACTTGATGGGAACTTCGCCCTTGCCGCCGATTGCGACGGCGATGCGGTGAACGCGCCGGATTTCCAGTGGCGGTAAGCGCAGACCCGGCAAGCCGTTTTTGCGAACGACGCGGGTTGCTTTAGCGATCCATCGCTCTGCACCGTAGATCTGCTTCACCGACGCGTCGATCGCCTCGCGTTCCCACCGCTTGCTCGCGACGTTTGGATCCTTGTCGGACTGGTAGTGGACCTCCTTGACGCTGATGATGATGACGTGCGGATCGCACACGACGAGGATGTCGCACAGCTCTTTGCTGGGATTCTTCCCTTGCGGGTTGCTGTCGCACCAGAGGGAGAGGAACGAGCGCCGGCTGACAGCCAGCACAAATGCTTCGGTCTTGTTGACGGGTTGTTGGTTCACGCAACACCCTCCCAGGGCGGCGGAATTCGGGGCAATACCAGACAGAGTGATGGAGGGTGTTGGAGGCGCTCGGGTTCGGTCATTTTACCCTGCTGGCGCGGTGTAACAGAACACACTCGGCCCGGCTATTTCGATTCGCCAGTCCCGACACTCACAGTCCATCGGACCAGAAGTTGTAAATCATGCGGTAGTCGAGGAAATCCGTGTTGTAGGAAGGAACGCCGTTCGGGTTGTCGAACAGGAGGAC
This region of Gemmata massiliana genomic DNA includes:
- a CDS encoding helix-turn-helix domain-containing protein, which translates into the protein MTPVPPATLDGLDALPGEQFRQVLELLAALAESASPKSETSKYLTVRDAAAYCRVAVQTIYNNRRYIARMPGVRKLLFTREALDTWLATRRKSRRKQK
- a CDS encoding tyrosine-type recombinase/integrase, whose translation is MARTAKFSFLLSDQKTRVGYSLKWRDRIVCVQFPHPTVAGKYIELSTGCTTETDAHTEAAKLVLRHYAPTLPIDGTKSTWDEAIDHLKGTPDLRPDSIRGYLTAVRAVRAVINVLGPSDITEELAHRFKREFLKGTFARGKASDAAQYARTPTSCTTYLRSLRSLWQRHWKAAGFVRFNPWLEVPYPNQPKGKRVRLPEEGSVSALLQWLATRYPHWELPALFVQTKLVAGCRTLDLCKAKSADLDGEQLTLSAAVTKTRTARRIPLPADLARKLHQIKGPIWLWERYVADVPVHRPVKTGNPTEYDPSTWRWTVQNLFREFNEKRATKEKVRPHDLRARAITLVASATQSIDATAEALGVDPQTARHYLDASKAFNGSELMKRFASVLLPQNPTPESRE